From a single Falco peregrinus isolate bFalPer1 chromosome 10, bFalPer1.pri, whole genome shotgun sequence genomic region:
- the HYI gene encoding putative hydroxypyruvate isomerase isoform X1, which yields MSLRFSANLSWLFPELPELPARLEAAAAAGFRAAEAAWPAGCPAAALRAAAERAGVRIVLLNTPPGDPEAGEMGLAAVPGRQAAFRQGLAAAVQYAKAVGCPRIHLMAGRVPLGTDRAAVAGKMETTFIENLRYAADLLAQGGITVLQEDLTGLVEPINNRITDPRYYLNTLHQAAAILEKVERPNLKLQLDLFHCQIMDGNLSRNLETYFPLIGHIQIAQVPGRHEPDSPGELNFPYIFELLESLGYTGYVGCEYAPKGDTLEGLGWLRSYWESRGLQHGGTSKTAE from the exons atGTCGCTGCGCTTCTCCGCCAATCTCTCGTGGCTGTTCCCGGAGCTCCCGGAGCTCCCGGCGCGGCtggaggcggcggcggccgccgggtTCCGGGCGGCGGAGGCGGCCTGGCCGGCGGGCTGCCCagccgcagcgctgcgggccgCGGCGGAGCGGGCGGGGGTGCGGATCGTCCTCCTCAACACCCCGCCCG GGGACCCGGAGGCGGGTGAGATGGGGCTGGCGGCCGTGCCCGGGCGCCAGGCTGCCTTCCGCCAGGGCCTGGCCGCGGCGGTGCAGTACGCCAAGGCGGTGGGCTGCCCCAG GATCCACCTGATGGCTGGGCGGGTTCCCCTGGGCACAGACCGGGCAGCAGTGGCAGGCAAGATGGAAACAACCTTTATCGAGAATCTCAGATACGCTGCTGACCTCCTGGCCCAG GGTGGCATTACTGTGTTACAGGAAGACCTGACTGGACTGGTGGAGCCTATTAACAACCGTATCACTGACCCTCGTTACTATCTGAACACCCTGCACCAAG CTGCTGCCATCCTGGAGAAGGTGGAGCGGCCCAACCTGAAGCTGCAGCTG GATCTCTTTCACTGCCAGATCATGGATGGGAATTTGTCACGCAACCTGGAGACATACTTCCCACTCATTG GTCATATCCAAATTGCACAGGTGCCAGGGCGGCATGAGCCTGACAGCCCTGGGGAGTTGAACTTCCCCTACATCTTCGAGCTTCTGGAGTCCCTTGGCTACACTGGCTACGTGGGGTGCGAGTATGCTCCAAAAG GAGACACCCTAGAAGGTCTGGGCTGGCTGCGCTCATActgggagagcagagggctgcagcatgGTGGGACCAGCAAGACTGCAGAGTAA
- the HYI gene encoding putative hydroxypyruvate isomerase isoform X2, with protein MSLRFSANLSWLFPELPELPARLEAAAAAGFRAAEAAWPAGCPAAALRAAAERAGVRIVLLNTPPGDPEAGEMGLAAVPGRQAAFRQGLAAAVQYAKAVGCPRIHLMAGRVPLGTDRAAVAGKMETTFIENLRYAADLLAQEDLTGLVEPINNRITDPRYYLNTLHQAAAILEKVERPNLKLQLDLFHCQIMDGNLSRNLETYFPLIGHIQIAQVPGRHEPDSPGELNFPYIFELLESLGYTGYVGCEYAPKGDTLEGLGWLRSYWESRGLQHGGTSKTAE; from the exons atGTCGCTGCGCTTCTCCGCCAATCTCTCGTGGCTGTTCCCGGAGCTCCCGGAGCTCCCGGCGCGGCtggaggcggcggcggccgccgggtTCCGGGCGGCGGAGGCGGCCTGGCCGGCGGGCTGCCCagccgcagcgctgcgggccgCGGCGGAGCGGGCGGGGGTGCGGATCGTCCTCCTCAACACCCCGCCCG GGGACCCGGAGGCGGGTGAGATGGGGCTGGCGGCCGTGCCCGGGCGCCAGGCTGCCTTCCGCCAGGGCCTGGCCGCGGCGGTGCAGTACGCCAAGGCGGTGGGCTGCCCCAG GATCCACCTGATGGCTGGGCGGGTTCCCCTGGGCACAGACCGGGCAGCAGTGGCAGGCAAGATGGAAACAACCTTTATCGAGAATCTCAGATACGCTGCTGACCTCCTGGCCCAG GAAGACCTGACTGGACTGGTGGAGCCTATTAACAACCGTATCACTGACCCTCGTTACTATCTGAACACCCTGCACCAAG CTGCTGCCATCCTGGAGAAGGTGGAGCGGCCCAACCTGAAGCTGCAGCTG GATCTCTTTCACTGCCAGATCATGGATGGGAATTTGTCACGCAACCTGGAGACATACTTCCCACTCATTG GTCATATCCAAATTGCACAGGTGCCAGGGCGGCATGAGCCTGACAGCCCTGGGGAGTTGAACTTCCCCTACATCTTCGAGCTTCTGGAGTCCCTTGGCTACACTGGCTACGTGGGGTGCGAGTATGCTCCAAAAG GAGACACCCTAGAAGGTCTGGGCTGGCTGCGCTCATActgggagagcagagggctgcagcatgGTGGGACCAGCAAGACTGCAGAGTAA